From Azospirillum sp. TSA2s, a single genomic window includes:
- the betC gene encoding choline-sulfatase, giving the protein MARRPNILILMADQMIPQALGAYGNPTVRTPHIDRLAEGGVVFDSAYCNSPLCAPSRYVFLSGRLPSAIGGYDNAAEFPSAVPTFAHYLRLAGYQTILSGKMHFCGADQLHGFEERLTTDIYPADFGWTPDWTRPQERPSWYHNMSSVRDAGPCLRTNQLDFDEEVVFTSERKLYDIARGRRERPFCFVVSLTHPHDPYAITERYWNRHTDAEVPLPRVTLPPDAMDPHSRRLRHVCAMDEMPLSERQIRNARRAYYGAVAYVDDQIGRLMGALEETGLAEDTVIVLLSDHGDMLGERGLWYKMSFFESACRIPLIIRAPGWFQAGRIAASVSSMDLLPTLVEFAHDGAAPGWRTPIDGRSLLPHLQRSSGHDEVIGEYLAEGALAPIVMIRRGRDKFIHSPADPDQLYDLSDDPDELVNRAEQPAAGSAAADALRRYRAEVEQRWDLARLHEEVVASQQRRLLVADALRQGQHRSWDFQPFTDAGTSYMRNHLDLDDLEAMARFPRPGTPAH; this is encoded by the coding sequence ATGGCACGGCGCCCCAACATCCTCATCCTCATGGCCGACCAGATGATCCCGCAGGCGCTCGGCGCCTACGGCAACCCGACGGTACGGACGCCGCACATCGACCGCTTGGCGGAGGGCGGCGTGGTGTTCGACAGCGCCTACTGCAACAGCCCGCTCTGCGCGCCCTCGCGCTATGTCTTCCTGTCCGGGCGGTTGCCCTCGGCCATCGGCGGCTACGACAACGCCGCCGAATTTCCCTCCGCGGTCCCCACTTTTGCCCATTACCTGCGGCTGGCCGGCTACCAGACCATTCTGTCCGGCAAGATGCATTTCTGCGGGGCCGACCAGCTTCACGGCTTCGAGGAACGGCTGACCACCGACATCTATCCGGCCGATTTCGGCTGGACGCCGGACTGGACCCGGCCCCAGGAGCGGCCGAGCTGGTATCACAACATGAGTTCGGTGCGCGACGCCGGCCCCTGCCTGCGCACCAACCAGCTCGACTTCGACGAGGAGGTGGTTTTCACCTCGGAGCGCAAGCTGTACGACATCGCCCGTGGCCGGCGGGAGCGCCCCTTCTGCTTTGTGGTATCACTGACCCATCCGCACGACCCCTACGCCATCACCGAACGCTACTGGAACCGCCACACCGACGCGGAGGTGCCGCTGCCGCGCGTCACCCTGCCGCCCGACGCGATGGACCCGCATTCACGGCGGTTGCGCCATGTCTGCGCGATGGACGAGATGCCGCTCAGCGAACGGCAGATCCGCAACGCCCGCCGCGCATACTATGGTGCCGTCGCCTATGTGGACGACCAGATCGGTCGGCTGATGGGCGCACTGGAGGAAACCGGACTGGCCGAGGATACCGTCATCGTCCTGCTGTCCGATCATGGCGACATGCTTGGCGAACGCGGGCTGTGGTACAAAATGAGCTTCTTCGAGTCCGCCTGCCGCATCCCGCTGATCATCCGGGCGCCAGGCTGGTTTCAGGCCGGGCGGATCGCCGCCTCGGTCTCGTCGATGGACCTGCTGCCGACCCTGGTCGAGTTCGCCCATGACGGGGCGGCGCCAGGCTGGCGGACGCCGATCGACGGGCGCAGCCTGCTGCCGCACCTTCAGCGCAGCAGCGGCCATGACGAGGTGATCGGCGAATATCTCGCCGAAGGTGCCCTGGCCCCCATCGTGATGATCCGGCGCGGTCGCGACAAATTCATCCATTCACCGGCCGATCCCGACCAGCTCTACGATCTGTCCGACGATCCGGACGAACTGGTGAACCGGGCAGAGCAGCCCGCTGCCGGCTCGGCGGCGGCCGATGCCCTGCGACGCTACCGCGCCGAGGTGGAACAGCGCTGGGATCTGGCGCGCCTGCATGAGGAGGTTGTCGCCAGCCAGCAGCGGCGCCTCCTGGTGGCCGATGCGCTGCGCCAGGGGCAGCACCGCTCCTGGGATTTCCAGCCCTTCACCGACGCAGGCACCAGCTATATGCGCAACCATCTGGATCTCGACGATCTGGAAGCCATGGCCCGCTTCCCGCGCCCTGGCACCCCGGCGCATTAA
- the choX gene encoding choline ABC transporter substrate-binding protein: MRAPELAMGGLTAGRSALAGLVVVIGMTTGALAISAAASASASAAEPANCQTVRMADPGWTDITATNAVAGALLGAMGYQQKIETVAVPIIFQGLKTGQIDVFLGNWMPAQSTFLDKLIAEKSVEIVRPNLENAKFTLAVPTTVANAGVHSFADLARFGDRFEKKIYGIEPGAPANQNIQRMLDKKDFGLEGWTLVESSEQAMLAQAMRRTRSKDWVVFLGWQPHPMNTRIDMTYLSGGDAYFGPNYGSTTVNTLFRRGYGTECTNVHRLFSQLAFTVEMENEIMAAITEDKKAPKDAAASYLKAHPDLLGPWLAGVSTRDGKDAATAVHMALGLK, from the coding sequence ATGCGTGCACCGGAGCTTGCAATGGGCGGTTTGACAGCGGGGCGTTCGGCACTGGCCGGTCTGGTGGTCGTGATCGGGATGACGACCGGCGCGCTGGCGATTTCGGCGGCTGCATCGGCATCGGCATCGGCGGCGGAGCCCGCGAATTGCCAGACGGTGAGGATGGCTGATCCTGGTTGGACGGACATCACCGCGACCAATGCGGTGGCGGGAGCGCTGCTGGGAGCCATGGGCTATCAGCAGAAGATCGAGACGGTCGCCGTGCCGATCATTTTCCAGGGGCTGAAGACCGGTCAGATCGATGTCTTCCTCGGCAACTGGATGCCGGCCCAATCCACCTTCCTCGACAAGCTGATTGCCGAGAAATCGGTCGAGATCGTGCGCCCGAACCTGGAGAACGCCAAATTCACCCTGGCGGTGCCGACCACGGTGGCCAATGCCGGCGTGCACAGCTTTGCCGACCTCGCCCGGTTCGGCGACCGGTTCGAAAAGAAGATCTACGGGATCGAGCCGGGAGCGCCGGCGAACCAGAACATCCAGCGCATGCTCGACAAGAAGGATTTCGGGCTGGAGGGCTGGACCCTGGTCGAATCGAGCGAGCAGGCCATGCTGGCACAGGCGATGCGCCGGACGCGCAGCAAGGATTGGGTGGTCTTTCTCGGCTGGCAACCGCACCCGATGAACACCCGGATCGACATGACGTATCTCAGCGGCGGCGACGCCTATTTCGGTCCGAACTATGGCAGCACCACGGTCAACACCTTGTTCCGGCGTGGCTACGGCACCGAATGCACGAATGTCCACCGCCTGTTCAGCCAACTCGCCTTCACCGTCGAAATGGAGAACGAGATCATGGCCGCCATCACCGAAGACAAGAAAGCCCCCAAGGACGCAGCGGCCAGCTACCTGAAGGCGCATCCCGACCTGCTCGGCCCCTGGCTGGCCGGCGTGTCGACCCGCGACGGCAAGGACGCTGCCACGGCCGTGCACATGGCATTAGGCCTGAAGTGA
- a CDS encoding ABC transporter ATP-binding protein has protein sequence MLSIENLHAHYGLSHVLQGVSLQAGPGEVVGLFGRNGVGKTTILKSVAGWVPASSGTIRFGGVDLAGQTPDAIARLGLGLVPEDRRIFPGLSVEENLRLGLRQCPGRARRENEQAIGQAFARFPRLAERRRQLGTTLSGGEQQMLAMARVMVGTARLLLIDEPTEGLAPMIVDEIFAIITELKRAGLTILLVEQNIHRALDVADRFYAVERGRITLHGEAASPADRARLMEMVAV, from the coding sequence ATGCTTTCCATTGAGAACCTGCACGCGCATTACGGCCTGAGCCATGTTCTGCAAGGGGTGTCCCTGCAGGCCGGGCCGGGAGAAGTGGTCGGGCTGTTCGGCCGCAACGGCGTCGGCAAGACCACCATCCTGAAATCCGTCGCCGGCTGGGTGCCGGCCAGTTCCGGCACGATCCGCTTCGGCGGCGTCGATCTGGCCGGGCAGACGCCCGACGCGATTGCCCGCCTTGGGCTCGGGCTGGTGCCGGAGGATCGCCGCATCTTTCCGGGCCTCAGCGTCGAGGAGAACCTGCGGCTGGGGCTGCGCCAATGTCCCGGCCGGGCGCGCCGCGAGAATGAACAGGCGATCGGACAGGCCTTCGCCCGCTTCCCCCGGCTGGCCGAACGGCGCCGGCAACTCGGCACCACCTTGTCCGGCGGCGAGCAGCAGATGCTGGCGATGGCCCGCGTGATGGTGGGTACCGCCAGGCTGTTGCTGATCGACGAGCCGACGGAAGGTCTGGCGCCGATGATCGTCGACGAGATCTTCGCGATCATCACGGAACTGAAGCGGGCGGGATTGACCATCCTGCTGGTGGAGCAGAACATTCACCGCGCCCTGGATGTTGCCGACCGCTTCTACGCGGTGGAACGGGGACGCATCACGCTCCATGGTGAAGCGGCCTCCCCGGCCGATCGTGCCCGGCTGATGGAGATGGTTGCCGTATGA
- a CDS encoding ABC transporter ATP-binding protein: protein MTASSLKAAASAGGACALGVRDLSVNFGGLQAVAGVGFEAAAGRITSVIGPNGAGKSTLFNLISGAIRPTGGRVALDGADVTGRSPDRLLAAGLARSFQITNLFFELPVLENLRIAAQVLERPWHALRPVGHSRRALAKADALLERFGLSAKARELAGNLSHGEQRRLEIAVALAAEPRVLLLDEPTQGMSHGDTADTGALIRSLAGDLTVLLIEHDIGLVMSLSDHVVVMAQGRKIAEGPPAVVRADPAVQAAYFGHG, encoded by the coding sequence ATGACGGCATCCTCCCTCAAGGCGGCGGCCAGCGCAGGCGGCGCCTGTGCATTGGGCGTGCGCGACCTGTCGGTGAACTTCGGCGGGCTCCAGGCGGTGGCGGGCGTCGGCTTCGAGGCTGCGGCCGGACGGATTACCTCGGTCATCGGTCCGAACGGGGCGGGCAAGAGCACGCTGTTCAACCTGATCAGCGGCGCCATCCGCCCGACCGGCGGTCGGGTCGCCCTGGACGGCGCCGATGTCACCGGGCGGTCCCCCGACCGCCTGCTCGCTGCCGGACTGGCGCGGTCCTTCCAGATCACCAACCTGTTCTTCGAGCTGCCGGTGCTGGAGAACCTGCGGATCGCCGCGCAGGTGCTGGAGAGGCCCTGGCACGCGCTGCGTCCGGTCGGCCACAGCCGTCGTGCGCTCGCCAAGGCCGACGCGCTTCTGGAGCGCTTCGGCCTGTCGGCCAAGGCGCGCGAGCTTGCCGGCAACCTGTCGCACGGGGAACAGCGGCGGCTGGAGATCGCGGTGGCGCTGGCCGCCGAGCCGCGGGTGCTGCTGCTGGACGAGCCGACCCAGGGCATGAGCCACGGCGACACGGCGGACACCGGTGCGCTGATCCGCTCGCTGGCCGGCGACCTGACGGTGCTGCTGATCGAACACGACATCGGGTTGGTGATGAGCCTGTCGGACCATGTCGTCGTGATGGCCCAGGGCCGGAAGATTGCCGAAGGGCCGCCCGCCGTGGTGCGTGCCGATCCCGCCGTACAGGCCGCCTATTTCGGACACGGGTGA
- a CDS encoding LysR substrate-binding domain-containing protein, whose translation MGKDRLPPLRTLLFFEAAGRLLSFSAAARELACTQSAVSHQIGWLEADLGTALFRRLHRGVALTPDGVRLYEATREALDGIGDAVTRIRDRQRPGVLNVATDFGFASGWLLPRLGALRQLLPELDVRIVTTQNAIDLRREAADIAITFGHGHWPGCEAELLFPERVLPVCSPAFRASRAPFAAGGAASPADLSSLPLLHLESVGPAAWLSWSDWFTLHGLPVPAGGHDLTFNNYPLVLQAALMGQGVALGWSPLIAELMRDGHLVALIDRPIQTERGYFLVVSSRRKPDERRDRFRRWVVEESRRDGDRR comes from the coding sequence ATGGGAAAGGACCGCCTGCCGCCGCTGCGCACCCTGCTTTTCTTCGAGGCGGCCGGCCGGCTGCTCAGCTTCAGCGCTGCCGCCCGCGAGCTTGCCTGCACCCAATCGGCCGTCAGCCACCAGATCGGCTGGCTGGAGGCCGATCTGGGGACGGCGCTGTTCCGTCGCCTGCACCGCGGAGTTGCGCTGACGCCGGACGGCGTGCGGCTCTACGAGGCGACGCGTGAGGCGCTGGACGGCATCGGCGATGCGGTGACCCGCATCCGCGATCGGCAACGGCCGGGCGTTCTGAACGTCGCCACCGACTTCGGTTTCGCCTCCGGCTGGCTGCTGCCGCGTCTCGGCGCCCTGCGCCAACTTTTGCCCGAGCTGGATGTGCGGATCGTGACGACGCAGAACGCGATCGACCTCCGCCGCGAGGCGGCGGACATCGCCATCACCTTCGGTCACGGCCATTGGCCCGGCTGCGAGGCGGAACTCCTGTTCCCTGAGCGGGTCCTGCCGGTCTGCAGCCCTGCCTTCCGGGCGAGCCGCGCCCCGTTCGCCGCCGGGGGCGCCGCTTCCCCGGCCGATCTGTCGTCCCTGCCGCTCCTGCATCTGGAAAGCGTCGGGCCGGCCGCCTGGCTGTCCTGGAGTGACTGGTTCACCCTGCACGGGCTGCCCGTGCCGGCCGGCGGCCATGATCTGACCTTCAACAATTACCCGCTGGTCCTGCAGGCTGCCCTGATGGGCCAGGGGGTGGCGCTGGGATGGAGCCCGCTGATTGCCGAGCTGATGCGGGACGGGCATCTGGTTGCCCTGATCGACCGGCCGATCCAGACGGAACGGGGCTATTTCCTCGTCGTCTCCAGCCGGCGCAAGCCGGATGAGCGTCGCGACCGCTTCCGCCGCTGGGTCGTCGAGGAAAGCCGCCGGGATGGCGACCGCAGATAG